From one Erythrobacter sp. HKB08 genomic stretch:
- the murG gene encoding undecaprenyldiphospho-muramoylpentapeptide beta-N-acetylglucosaminyltransferase, whose amino-acid sequence MSGANRHYVLAAGGTGGHLIPAFALATELDRRGHHVALITDERGADIPGKPDFLPAHVLPAGRFGKNPLNWVKGARAVMQGRSMALRLFENFQPSAVIGFGGYPSLPALLASVSADIPSVVHEQNAVLGRVNRLLAGRVQAIATAYPEIQRLKSKHAGKVHLVGNPVRHNVLDLREEPFPAFSEDGLLRVLITGGSQGARILSEVVPDGLAMLQPALRQRLQVTQQCRAEDIDAVRERYRSHDIPAELATYFEDMAARLADAHLFIGRAGASTIAELTAVGRPAILIPLPIATDDHQAANTRELAKAGGARMIRQEKFTAKELAKQIQAMAQHPQTLATAAHAAWNCGRPDAASDLADLVESFGGDELMDVIRVGGNNARGASQGVPAGQGSAREIAE is encoded by the coding sequence ATGAGCGGCGCGAACCGCCACTACGTCCTGGCTGCCGGTGGGACCGGTGGTCACCTGATTCCGGCGTTCGCGCTGGCAACCGAACTCGACCGGCGCGGCCACCATGTCGCGCTGATCACCGACGAACGCGGCGCGGACATCCCGGGCAAGCCGGATTTCCTGCCTGCGCACGTCCTGCCCGCAGGCCGCTTCGGCAAGAACCCGCTAAACTGGGTCAAGGGCGCACGCGCGGTGATGCAGGGCCGCTCGATGGCGCTGCGCCTGTTCGAGAATTTCCAGCCGAGCGCGGTCATCGGCTTCGGCGGCTATCCCTCGCTACCCGCGCTGCTCGCCTCGGTCTCGGCCGACATCCCGAGCGTAGTGCATGAACAGAACGCAGTGCTCGGCCGGGTGAACCGACTGCTTGCCGGACGCGTGCAGGCGATTGCGACCGCCTATCCGGAAATACAGCGCCTCAAGTCCAAGCATGCAGGCAAGGTGCATCTCGTCGGAAATCCGGTGCGCCACAATGTGCTCGACCTGCGCGAAGAGCCGTTCCCGGCCTTCAGCGAGGACGGCCTGCTGCGCGTGCTGATCACCGGCGGCAGCCAGGGCGCGCGCATCCTGTCCGAAGTCGTGCCCGATGGCCTCGCCATGCTCCAGCCGGCGCTGCGCCAGCGGCTGCAGGTTACCCAGCAGTGCCGCGCGGAAGACATCGACGCGGTGCGCGAACGCTATCGCTCCCACGATATCCCCGCCGAACTCGCGACCTATTTCGAGGACATGGCAGCGCGCCTCGCCGATGCGCATCTGTTCATCGGGCGCGCGGGCGCATCGACCATTGCCGAGCTGACCGCGGTCGGCCGTCCGGCGATCCTCATCCCGCTGCCGATCGCGACCGACGACCACCAGGCTGCGAATACACGCGAACTCGCCAAGGCGGGCGGCGCGCGGATGATCCGGCAGGAGAAATTCACCGCAAAGGAACTCGCCAAGCAGATCCAGGCGATGGCGCAGCACCCCCAGACGCTCGCAACCGCTGCGCATGCGGCGTGGAACTGCGGCAGGCCAGATGCGGCATCGGACCTTGCCGACCTCGTCGAAAGCTTTGGCGGGGACGAGCTGATGGATGTGATCCGCGTCGGCGGCAACAATGCGCGCGGCGCTTCGCAGGGCGTTCCCGCGGGGCAGGGCAGCGCGAGGGAGATCGCCGAATGA
- a CDS encoding FtsW/RodA/SpoVE family cell cycle protein — translation MSGTQPYIPRPGERIAKPDRFRGSRLSELKIWWREIDRVLLFLILILMALGTAAVAAASPASAGRLSTSDVQLPDLYFYWAHLRWQALGLITLFAASMLSLDNARRLGVLLAAAMLSALFLVPIIGHEVNGAKRWINLGMRFQPSEFLKPGFAIALAWILTWRLRDPHLPVLAVVTGVMGLVGLLLMLQPNLGATILFGGVWFVLVLLSGVSIQRIGMLMGGGVVLMTLAYFFYPNAQNRINSFLGGGTAFDQVDLAERTLLAGGWTGSGLWLGVRKMNLPEAHTDYIFSVIGEEFGLIVCALIVLLYLGIVVRVLVRLADEENLFVLLAGAGLVTQIGGQAFINILVNLQLFPSKGMTLPLVSYGGSSTIAVCLGAGLLLAITRRNPFLTRETPGLRAKLSEKLLSEERKRA, via the coding sequence ATGAGCGGTACCCAACCCTACATCCCGCGTCCGGGCGAACGGATTGCGAAGCCGGACCGGTTCCGCGGCTCGCGCCTGTCGGAACTGAAGATCTGGTGGCGCGAGATCGACCGCGTGCTGCTGTTCCTGATCCTCATCCTGATGGCGCTGGGGACAGCTGCCGTCGCCGCCGCATCCCCGGCAAGCGCAGGCCGTCTCTCGACGAGCGACGTGCAATTGCCCGATCTCTATTTCTACTGGGCGCACCTGCGCTGGCAGGCGCTGGGGCTGATAACGCTTTTCGCCGCTTCGATGCTCAGCCTCGACAATGCGCGCAGGCTCGGCGTGCTGCTGGCTGCGGCGATGCTGAGCGCACTGTTCCTCGTCCCGATCATCGGGCACGAGGTGAACGGGGCGAAGCGCTGGATCAATCTCGGCATGCGTTTCCAGCCGTCCGAATTCTTGAAGCCGGGCTTCGCTATCGCGCTCGCCTGGATCCTGACCTGGCGCCTGCGCGACCCGCACCTGCCGGTGCTCGCGGTAGTTACCGGTGTGATGGGGCTGGTTGGGCTGTTGCTCATGCTCCAGCCGAACCTCGGCGCGACGATCCTGTTCGGCGGCGTGTGGTTCGTGCTGGTGCTGCTGTCCGGCGTCAGCATCCAGCGCATCGGCATGCTGATGGGCGGCGGCGTGGTCCTGATGACACTCGCCTATTTCTTCTATCCGAACGCGCAGAACCGCATCAATTCCTTCCTCGGCGGCGGGACCGCCTTCGACCAGGTCGACCTCGCCGAGCGCACGCTGCTGGCAGGTGGCTGGACCGGCAGCGGATTGTGGCTCGGGGTGCGCAAGATGAACCTGCCGGAAGCGCATACCGACTACATCTTCTCGGTCATCGGCGAGGAATTCGGCCTGATCGTCTGCGCGCTGATCGTGCTCCTCTATCTCGGTATCGTCGTGCGGGTGTTGGTGCGCCTCGCTGACGAAGAGAACCTGTTCGTCCTTCTCGCAGGGGCCGGGCTCGTCACCCAGATCGGCGGGCAGGCCTTCATCAACATTCTCGTCAACCTGCAGCTTTTTCCGTCTAAAGGCATGACGCTGCCCCTCGTGTCCTATGGCGGTTCCTCGACCATTGCCGTATGCCTCGGCGCAGGGTTGCTGCTCGCGATAACGCGGCGCAATCCCTTCCTGACGCGCGAGACCCCCGGATTGCGCGCCAAGCTGTCGGAAAAGCTCTTGAGCGAGGAAAGGAAACGCGCATGA
- the murD gene encoding UDP-N-acetylmuramoyl-L-alanine--D-glutamate ligase, whose product MITSPAFAGKRYAILGLARSGLAAAEALLASGAEVVAWDRQDVAREKLEGRCRIADPLDIDLTGFDGVVVSPGVPLNTHPIAGHAAKFGVPVIGDIELFALARADLPPHKVVGITGTNGKSTTTALVAHILEEAGVPVRLGGNIGVPILGEDPLPEGGVYALELSSYQIDLTRSLACEAAALLNITPDHLDRYDGFEAYAFSKGRLFAMQSVSQFAVFGTGDPSTRAIAEAERARRPAGRVADIEKEPDADLQRDWPALQGPHNLENAGAAIALVEELGVTREQWEPAMRSFAGLPHRMEFVAEHGGVIYINDSKATNQASAAPALAAYAPDPAIHGGTPRVHWIVGGLAKEDGLGECEAHLGNVAAAYTIGEAGPRFAELLDGRVPVTRAELLCEATRIASEVARPGDVILLSPACASFDQFRDYEKRGEHFRQIVEAITGETPPMADGLQGKSAA is encoded by the coding sequence ATGATCACCTCCCCCGCCTTTGCCGGCAAGCGGTATGCCATCCTCGGTCTCGCCAGATCGGGCCTCGCGGCGGCGGAAGCACTGCTCGCCAGCGGGGCCGAGGTCGTGGCGTGGGACCGGCAGGACGTTGCCCGCGAAAAGCTCGAAGGGCGTTGCCGCATCGCCGATCCGCTCGACATCGACCTGACCGGTTTCGACGGCGTGGTCGTGTCGCCCGGCGTTCCGCTCAACACCCATCCCATCGCAGGTCATGCCGCGAAATTCGGCGTGCCGGTCATCGGCGACATCGAGCTCTTCGCGCTCGCCCGGGCCGATCTGCCGCCGCACAAGGTCGTCGGCATCACCGGCACCAACGGCAAGAGCACGACGACCGCGCTGGTCGCTCATATCCTTGAAGAAGCCGGTGTGCCGGTCCGCCTCGGCGGCAACATAGGCGTGCCGATCCTCGGCGAAGACCCGCTGCCCGAAGGCGGCGTCTATGCGCTCGAACTGTCGAGCTACCAGATCGACCTCACGCGCTCGCTCGCCTGCGAGGCTGCGGCACTGCTCAACATCACGCCCGACCATCTCGATCGTTACGACGGGTTCGAGGCCTATGCCTTCTCGAAAGGCCGCCTGTTCGCGATGCAGAGCGTCTCTCAATTCGCCGTCTTCGGCACGGGCGATCCCTCGACGCGGGCAATCGCCGAGGCCGAGCGGGCGCGCCGCCCCGCAGGCCGCGTGGCGGATATCGAGAAAGAACCCGACGCCGATCTCCAGCGCGACTGGCCTGCCTTGCAGGGACCGCACAATCTCGAAAATGCGGGCGCGGCGATCGCCCTCGTCGAGGAACTGGGCGTCACGCGCGAGCAGTGGGAGCCGGCCATGCGCAGCTTCGCCGGCCTGCCGCACCGCATGGAGTTCGTCGCCGAGCACGGCGGCGTCATCTACATCAACGACAGCAAGGCAACCAACCAGGCTTCGGCCGCACCGGCGCTGGCCGCCTATGCGCCCGACCCGGCAATTCACGGCGGCACGCCGCGCGTTCACTGGATCGTCGGCGGCCTGGCGAAGGAAGACGGCCTCGGCGAATGCGAGGCGCATCTCGGCAATGTCGCTGCCGCCTACACCATCGGCGAGGCCGGTCCGCGCTTTGCCGAATTGCTCGACGGACGCGTGCCGGTGACCCGCGCCGAACTGCTGTGCGAGGCAACCCGCATCGCGAGCGAAGTCGCGCGGCCGGGCGATGTCATCCTGCTTTCGCCCGCCTGCGCCAGCTTCGACCAGTTCCGCGACTACGAGAAGCGCGGCGAGCACTTCCGCCAGATCGTCGAGGCGATCACCGGCGAGACCCCGCCGATGGCGGACGGCCTCCAGGGGAAATCGGCGGCATGA
- the murC gene encoding UDP-N-acetylmuramate--L-alanine ligase has product MRGVPTDIGTIHFVGIGGIGMSGIAEVMNNLGYTVQGSDINESPVVERLRSQGISVSIGHEKEHVEGASVVVTSTAVKRTNPEVAHALENRIPVVRRAEMLAELMRLKSTIAVAGTHGKTTTTSMIAALLDAGDVDPTVINGGIIEQYGSNARLGDSDWMVVEADESDGSFLRLDGTIAVVTNIDPEHLDHYGDFDGVKDAFVEFIHNVPFYGAAVLCIDHPEVQAVIGKVRDRRVVTYGFSLQADICGVNVRPHEGGNVFDVIVRQRGEEDRRIEGVKLPMPGRHNVQNALAAIAVAIEMGCPDSVIINGFGSFGGVRRRFTKVGEIDGVTVIDDYAHHPVEIRAVLSAAQESARGRVIAVMQPHRYTRLNDLMDDFQNCFNDADEVFITPVYEAGEDPIEGVNAQSLVAGLKSRGHRSAATVADLKDLAGKLASEIRDGDMIVCLGAGDITKWAAKLAPAIEEARA; this is encoded by the coding sequence ATGAGGGGCGTACCGACAGATATCGGCACCATCCATTTCGTCGGCATCGGCGGCATCGGCATGTCGGGCATCGCCGAGGTGATGAACAACCTCGGCTACACGGTGCAGGGCTCCGACATCAACGAAAGCCCGGTGGTCGAGCGGCTGCGCTCGCAGGGAATTTCGGTGTCGATCGGGCACGAGAAGGAGCATGTCGAAGGCGCTTCGGTCGTCGTCACCTCGACTGCGGTGAAGCGCACCAATCCCGAAGTCGCGCATGCGCTCGAAAACCGCATCCCCGTGGTGCGCCGCGCCGAAATGCTCGCCGAGCTGATGCGCCTCAAGAGCACGATCGCAGTCGCCGGCACGCACGGCAAGACGACGACAACCAGCATGATCGCCGCGCTGCTCGATGCAGGCGATGTCGACCCGACCGTCATCAACGGCGGCATCATCGAACAATACGGCTCCAACGCGCGCCTCGGCGACAGCGACTGGATGGTGGTCGAAGCCGACGAGAGCGACGGCAGCTTCCTGCGCCTCGACGGGACGATCGCGGTGGTGACCAACATCGATCCCGAGCATCTCGACCATTACGGCGATTTCGACGGGGTGAAGGACGCCTTCGTCGAGTTCATCCACAACGTGCCCTTCTACGGCGCTGCGGTACTGTGCATCGACCACCCGGAAGTGCAGGCCGTGATCGGCAAGGTGCGCGACAGGCGCGTCGTCACCTACGGTTTCTCGCTCCAGGCCGATATTTGCGGCGTCAATGTGCGCCCGCACGAGGGTGGCAATGTGTTCGACGTGATCGTGCGCCAGCGCGGCGAGGAAGACCGCCGGATCGAGGGCGTGAAGCTGCCCATGCCGGGCCGCCACAACGTGCAGAATGCGCTCGCCGCGATTGCCGTCGCGATCGAGATGGGCTGTCCCGACAGCGTCATCATCAACGGCTTCGGCAGCTTCGGGGGTGTGCGCCGCCGCTTCACCAAGGTCGGCGAGATCGACGGCGTCACCGTGATCGACGATTACGCGCACCACCCGGTCGAAATCCGCGCGGTGCTCTCGGCAGCGCAGGAAAGCGCGCGCGGCCGTGTCATCGCGGTTATGCAGCCGCACCGTTACACGCGCCTCAACGATCTGATGGACGACTTTCAGAACTGCTTCAACGACGCGGACGAGGTCTTCATCACGCCGGTCTACGAAGCGGGCGAGGACCCGATCGAGGGCGTGAACGCACAATCGCTCGTCGCGGGCCTCAAGTCGCGCGGCCACCGGTCGGCTGCGACGGTCGCGGACCTTAAAGACCTCGCCGGCAAGCTCGCAAGCGAGATCAGGGATGGCGACATGATCGTCTGCCTCGGCGCGGGCGACATCACCAAGTGGGCGGCCAAGCTCGCCCCAGCGATCGAGGAGGCGCGAGCATGA
- the murB gene encoding UDP-N-acetylmuramate dehydrogenase — translation MPVPTGGIRGKLTANAPLAKLVWFKTGGNADWLFEPADLDDLREFLERLDGQTPVMALGLGSNMIIRDGGIPGVVLRLGKPFAQVEVEDGHVLKCGGGASGILVSSTARDAGIAGLEFLRGIPGTVGGFVRMNGGAYGREVSDILIECDVVMPNGEYLTLPAADLQYSYRHSALPEGATVVSARFQGTPGDPEEIGAEMDRIAQAREESQPLRTKTGGSTFKNPDGQKAWQLVDAAGCRGLKLGGAQVSEKHTNFLINTGDATSADIEALGEEVRRRVYENSGVTLEWEIQRVGRP, via the coding sequence ATGCCCGTGCCGACCGGCGGCATTCGCGGCAAGCTGACGGCCAATGCCCCGCTCGCCAAGCTCGTCTGGTTCAAGACCGGCGGCAATGCCGACTGGCTGTTCGAGCCTGCGGATCTCGACGACCTGCGCGAATTTCTCGAGCGGCTCGACGGGCAGACCCCGGTCATGGCGCTCGGCCTCGGCTCCAACATGATCATTCGCGATGGTGGCATCCCCGGCGTCGTGCTGCGTCTCGGCAAGCCGTTCGCACAGGTCGAGGTCGAGGACGGCCACGTACTGAAATGCGGAGGCGGGGCGAGCGGTATCCTCGTCTCCTCCACCGCACGCGATGCGGGGATCGCAGGGCTCGAATTCCTGCGCGGCATCCCCGGCACGGTCGGCGGCTTCGTGCGCATGAACGGCGGCGCCTATGGCCGCGAGGTGTCCGACATCCTGATCGAGTGCGACGTGGTGATGCCCAACGGCGAATACCTGACGCTTCCGGCAGCCGACCTGCAATACAGCTATCGCCACTCGGCGCTGCCGGAAGGTGCGACCGTGGTGTCCGCGCGCTTCCAGGGCACGCCGGGCGATCCGGAGGAAATCGGCGCGGAAATGGACCGTATTGCGCAGGCTCGCGAGGAATCGCAGCCGCTGCGGACCAAGACAGGCGGTTCGACTTTCAAGAACCCCGACGGGCAAAAGGCTTGGCAGCTGGTCGATGCAGCCGGATGCCGCGGCCTCAAGCTAGGCGGTGCGCAGGTGAGCGAGAAGCACACCAATTTCCTCATCAACACCGGCGATGCGACCAGCGCCGATATCGAAGCGCTGGGCGAAGAAGTCCGCCGCCGCGTCTATGAAAACTCGGGCGTGACGCTCGAATGGGAAATCCAGAGGGTTGGCAGGCCGTGA
- a CDS encoding cell division protein FtsQ/DivIB: MARIKRKAQGVRRSAAARSRANTARKAKARTGSMLDSAMAVLPFTEEQLQRIFLAVILGAAAALAWFVASLAGVPAMAQHQIAGLASDAGFEVQRVQVTGVDRMNELKVYERVLGERDTPMPNVDLDLLRNRLLELSWVKDARVSRQLPDTLVIDIVERTPHAALRKADRLVLIDPTGAELEPITEGNAKGMLVISGPGSNKQVASLTELLDAAPALKPQVIEAEWIGNRRWNLTFGTDQVLALPQGDEESAKALVAFATLDGRNRLLGGKVAHFDMRVPGRVHMRIPGLSQQTLETGSGE; this comes from the coding sequence ATGGCACGGATCAAGCGTAAGGCACAGGGCGTCCGCCGCTCCGCCGCAGCGCGTAGCCGGGCGAACACCGCGCGCAAGGCCAAGGCGCGCACCGGCTCGATGCTCGACAGCGCGATGGCCGTGCTGCCGTTCACCGAAGAGCAGCTCCAGCGCATCTTCCTCGCCGTCATTCTCGGCGCCGCCGCAGCGCTGGCCTGGTTCGTGGCGAGCCTCGCGGGCGTTCCGGCCATGGCGCAGCACCAGATTGCCGGGCTCGCTTCCGATGCAGGCTTCGAGGTCCAGCGGGTGCAGGTGACCGGCGTCGACCGGATGAACGAGCTCAAGGTCTACGAGCGGGTCCTCGGAGAGCGTGACACGCCGATGCCCAATGTCGACCTCGATCTGCTGCGCAACCGCCTGCTCGAACTGAGCTGGGTCAAGGATGCGCGCGTTTCGCGCCAGCTGCCCGATACGCTGGTGATCGATATCGTCGAGCGCACCCCGCATGCTGCGCTGCGCAAGGCCGACCGGCTGGTGCTGATCGACCCGACGGGCGCCGAGCTGGAGCCGATTACCGAGGGCAATGCCAAGGGCATGCTGGTGATTTCCGGCCCCGGCTCGAACAAGCAGGTCGCCTCGCTGACCGAACTGCTCGATGCCGCGCCTGCGCTGAAGCCGCAGGTGATCGAGGCGGAGTGGATCGGCAATCGCCGCTGGAACCTGACCTTCGGCACCGACCAGGTGCTCGCCCTGCCGCAGGGGGACGAGGAATCGGCAAAGGCGCTGGTCGCCTTCGCGACGCTCGACGGACGCAACCGCCTGCTCGGCGGCAAGGTGGCGCATTTCGACATGCGCGTACCGGGCCGCGTCCACATGCGCATTCCGGGCCTCTCGCAGCAGACGCTCGAGACGGGGAGCGGCGAATAA
- the ftsA gene encoding cell division protein FtsA, whose translation MALPRISRVYGAVNIGSFRISAMIMGVSETGEMVVLGSGHRQSQGIKRGYVTDMAAATYAIRDAVERAEKNAGTSVSSVWIGCAGAGLASRVAKVEIDIGGRRIEEEDIELLLVTARDNIQPDGRMVLHALPAHYTLDGAHGVANPKGLHAEQLGVDIHVMLADGAPVRNLTEAVQNAHLEVEAVVAAPIAAGHACLTPEERELGTALVEIGGDVTNVSVYAAGMLLGLKSIPLGSGDITDAIASAFGIRRFQAERLKCVAGSAIASPTDHRELIPINGPGSEDTAGPTARGADDKNRIPRAELVSVVTEHLARLTDQIGKALKELGFSGAQGGQVVLTGGGAELAGLAEFAQSALGRPVRIGKPPELRGLPEAHATPGFTTLAGLCLYASDDPVDIRTIDPAFTQHVRLDGKALASRLLRAVKEYF comes from the coding sequence ATGGCGCTGCCCCGCATCAGCCGCGTCTACGGCGCCGTCAACATCGGCAGCTTCCGCATTTCTGCGATGATCATGGGCGTGTCCGAAACCGGCGAGATGGTCGTCCTCGGTTCCGGCCACCGCCAGAGCCAGGGGATTAAGCGCGGCTATGTGACCGACATGGCCGCCGCGACTTACGCTATCCGCGATGCCGTCGAACGCGCCGAGAAGAACGCGGGCACCAGCGTATCGAGCGTATGGATCGGTTGCGCCGGTGCGGGCCTCGCGAGCCGGGTCGCCAAGGTCGAGATCGACATCGGCGGGCGCCGGATCGAGGAAGAGGATATCGAGCTGCTGCTCGTAACCGCGCGCGACAATATCCAGCCCGACGGGCGCATGGTGCTCCATGCCCTGCCGGCGCATTACACGCTCGACGGGGCGCATGGCGTCGCCAATCCGAAGGGCCTGCACGCCGAACAGCTCGGCGTCGATATCCACGTGATGCTCGCCGACGGTGCGCCGGTGCGCAACCTCACCGAAGCGGTGCAGAACGCACATCTCGAAGTCGAAGCGGTCGTCGCCGCTCCGATCGCGGCGGGCCATGCCTGCCTTACTCCCGAAGAGCGCGAGCTCGGTACGGCGCTGGTCGAGATCGGCGGCGATGTGACCAATGTCTCGGTCTATGCCGCCGGAATGCTGCTCGGCCTCAAGTCGATCCCTCTGGGATCGGGCGACATCACCGACGCCATTGCGAGCGCTTTTGGGATCCGCCGCTTCCAGGCGGAGCGCCTCAAATGCGTTGCAGGCTCGGCCATCGCCAGCCCGACCGACCACCGCGAGCTGATCCCGATCAATGGTCCGGGCAGCGAGGATACCGCCGGGCCGACCGCGCGCGGGGCGGACGACAAGAACCGTATCCCGCGTGCCGAGCTCGTCTCGGTCGTTACCGAGCATCTGGCGCGGCTGACCGACCAGATCGGCAAGGCGCTGAAGGAACTGGGCTTTTCAGGAGCGCAGGGCGGGCAGGTGGTCCTGACCGGCGGCGGCGCGGAACTCGCCGGCCTCGCCGAATTCGCCCAGAGCGCGCTCGGCCGCCCGGTCCGCATCGGCAAGCCGCCGGAGCTTCGCGGTCTTCCCGAAGCGCATGCGACGCCGGGCTTCACCACGCTTGCCGGGCTATGCCTCTATGCCTCGGACGACCCTGTGGATATCCGCACCATCGATCCGGCTTTTACCCAGCATGTCCGGCTCGACGGAAAGGCGCTGGCGTCGAGGCTCCTGCGCGCCGTGAAGGAATACTTTTAA
- a CDS encoding D-alanine--D-alanine ligase, translating into MGNPEGWQAVTLDTKYHVAVLMGGWANERPVSLMSGEGVAKALEARGHTVTRIDMDRTVAAKIAEAAPDVVFNALHGVPGEDGTVQGMLDLMGVPYTHSGLATSVIAIDKELTKQQLVPRGIPMPGGRIVKSEELYEKDPLPRPYVLKPVNEGSSVGVAIVTDESNYGNPIRPDAKGPWQEFRQLLAEPFIRGRELTTAVIDGPDGPRALTVTELVPKSGFYDFDAKYTDGMTEHVCPADLPEEITALCLDLAVRAHKALGCKGTSRTDFRWDDENGVDGLFVLETNTQPGMTPLSLVPEQARHCGMSYEDLVEAIVAEALRTHANGGGNGTDQA; encoded by the coding sequence ATGGGAAATCCAGAGGGTTGGCAGGCCGTGACGCTCGACACAAAATACCACGTTGCGGTCCTGATGGGCGGCTGGGCGAACGAACGGCCGGTCAGCCTGATGTCGGGCGAAGGCGTCGCCAAGGCGCTCGAGGCGCGCGGCCACACGGTTACGCGGATCGACATGGACCGCACCGTCGCTGCGAAGATCGCAGAGGCTGCACCCGATGTCGTGTTCAACGCGCTCCACGGCGTTCCGGGCGAGGACGGGACGGTGCAGGGCATGCTCGACCTGATGGGCGTGCCCTATACCCATTCCGGCCTCGCGACCTCGGTCATCGCGATCGACAAGGAACTGACCAAGCAGCAGCTCGTCCCGCGCGGTATTCCGATGCCGGGTGGCCGTATCGTGAAGAGCGAGGAGCTTTACGAGAAGGACCCGCTGCCGCGTCCCTACGTGCTCAAGCCGGTCAACGAGGGGTCCTCGGTCGGCGTGGCGATCGTCACCGACGAGAGCAATTACGGCAATCCGATCCGGCCCGATGCGAAGGGCCCGTGGCAGGAGTTCAGGCAACTGCTCGCCGAACCCTTCATTCGCGGGCGCGAGTTGACGACGGCGGTGATCGACGGACCGGACGGCCCGCGCGCGCTGACGGTGACCGAACTGGTGCCCAAGTCCGGCTTCTACGATTTCGACGCGAAATATACCGACGGGATGACCGAGCATGTCTGCCCCGCCGATCTGCCGGAAGAGATTACTGCGCTGTGCCTCGATCTGGCGGTGCGCGCGCACAAGGCGCTCGGCTGCAAGGGCACGAGCCGGACCGATTTCCGCTGGGACGACGAGAACGGGGTCGACGGGCTGTTCGTCCTCGAAACCAACACGCAGCCGGGCATGACGCCGCTCAGCCTCGTGCCCGAACAGGCGCGGCACTGCGGCATGAGCTACGAAGACCTGGTCGAGGCGATCGTCGCGGAGGCGCTTCGCACGCACGCAAACGGAGGGGGCAATGGCACGGATCAAGCGTAA